A genome region from Myroides fluvii includes the following:
- a CDS encoding alpha/beta hydrolase, producing the protein METALSIKYLIQEPKVKKDKNPLILLLHGYGSNEEDLFSFASELPEDYYIVSVQAPYPVPPYGYAWYAIHFDADANKFSDDQQAIESRDLIVKFIDELIQTYPIDAAHINLVGFSQGAILSYAIALSYPEKINKAVALSGYFNANIIKAGFEQNDFSQLQFFASHGTVDQVIPVDWARKTSPILDALQIKHQYKEYPVGHGVHPLNFMDFKNFLLG; encoded by the coding sequence ATGGAAACAGCATTATCAATCAAGTACTTGATTCAAGAGCCAAAAGTAAAAAAGGATAAAAATCCTTTAATTCTCTTACTTCATGGATATGGTAGTAACGAAGAAGATTTATTTTCATTTGCCAGTGAACTTCCAGAAGATTATTACATTGTGTCCGTGCAAGCGCCCTACCCTGTTCCACCGTATGGTTATGCTTGGTATGCGATTCACTTTGACGCGGATGCGAATAAATTTTCTGATGACCAACAAGCCATCGAATCTCGCGATTTAATCGTAAAATTCATTGACGAACTAATTCAAACGTATCCTATTGATGCAGCCCATATCAACTTGGTTGGATTTAGTCAAGGGGCTATTTTGAGTTATGCCATTGCCTTATCTTATCCTGAGAAAATCAATAAAGCTGTTGCTTTAAGTGGTTATTTCAACGCCAATATTATTAAGGCAGGGTTTGAACAAAACGATTTTAGCCAATTGCAATTTTTCGCTTCTCACGGTACGGTAGATCAGGTAATCCCCGTGGATTGGGCTAGAAAAACATCCCCTATTTTAGACGCACTACAAATCAAACACCAATACAAAGAATATCCTGTCGGACATGGGGTTCATCCGTTGAACTTTATGGATTTTAAAAATTTCCTACTTGGTTAG